A genomic segment from Thermodesulfobacteriota bacterium encodes:
- a CDS encoding Na+/H+ antiporter subunit E, protein MEVTVLIQATDEAFKIIEEARNRALDVLNTSVRFTAEAKVLEEKKVQDIFKGAERTKSEVLSFLATFALLFFPFWMPLSGFFDVFHLSIGVGCCALVAYISHDLLFVNVRVGDMRTIVKRFFAYIPWLLYQIYLASVHVIKIVLKPKMPIDPRIIRFKTKLQTDISMVTFANSITLTPGTITVEIKDGEYYVHAIDEEVAYDLLYGGEMEDRVAHVYMEAEHVYVQDVLDVARIYGALR, encoded by the coding sequence ATGGAAGTGACGGTCTTAATACAGGCTACAGACGAGGCCTTTAAGATCATAGAAGAGGCCAGAAATCGTGCCTTGGACGTACTCAATACCTCGGTTAGATTTACGGCCGAGGCCAAGGTCCTTGAGGAGAAGAAGGTACAGGACATCTTTAAGGGGGCGGAGCGGACAAAATCCGAGGTCCTGAGCTTTCTGGCCACCTTTGCCTTGTTGTTCTTTCCCTTCTGGATGCCGCTTTCCGGGTTCTTTGATGTCTTCCACCTCAGCATCGGGGTGGGTTGCTGTGCCTTGGTGGCCTATATATCCCACGACCTCCTCTTTGTTAATGTCCGGGTGGGGGATATGCGCACGATAGTAAAGAGGTTTTTCGCCTATATCCCCTGGTTGCTATACCAGATCTATCTGGCCAGCGTCCACGTAATCAAGATTGTTTTGAAGCCCAAGATGCCTATAGATCCCCGGATAATAAGGTTTAAGACAAAATTGCAAACCGATATCTCGATGGTAACCTTTGCCAACTCCATAACCCTTACCCCGGGTACTATCACCGTAGAGATAAAGGACGGCGAGTACTACGTGCATGCTATCGATGAAGAGGTGGCCTATGACCTTCTCTACGGCGGTGAGATGGAGGACAGGGTGGCCCATGTCTATATGGAGGCGGAGCATGTCTATGTCCAGGATGTATTGGATGTGGCCCGTATATATGGGGCTTTGAGATAA
- a CDS encoding monovalent cation/H+ antiporter complex subunit F: MIDMQRFFMGVSIALLFLAFLCLYRAIWGPLITNRIVGVGAIGTKTLIVLLLMGLIYDRLDMFVDISIVYALLNFIGTLAASKYLEMMGEV, translated from the coding sequence ATGATCGATATGCAGCGATTCTTTATGGGCGTGAGCATTGCATTATTGTTTCTGGCATTCCTTTGCCTCTACCGGGCTATCTGGGGGCCCCTTATAACGAACCGGATAGTAGGCGTGGGGGCCATCGGAACCAAGACCCTGATTGTTTTGCTCCTTATGGGTCTCATATACGACCGGCTGGATATGTTCGTGGATATCAGTATTGTTTATGCGCTTCTGAACTTTATCGGCACCCTGGCTGCGTCCAAGTATCTTGAAATGATGGGAGAGGTTTGA
- a CDS encoding sigma-54 dependent transcriptional regulator produces MEIEDIQKQSIKMQQVYNMILNLAPTDVTVLIQGEDGTEKEWVAEAIHAHSSRRDKAFVVINCAAYPRSLLDDELFGYEKRISKGASHHKKGRLERADGGTAFLNDIDEVLPLSQVKLLKFLETMEFERPGGRGKVRVNVRMITAADKDLKEEVEKGTFNEELYYRLSIINIYIPPLRQRKEDIPFWVEYFMERLSGEGKGVIKKITPKAMQFLMDYSWPGNVKELENTIQYAYLTTRDELIDQDDLIPRLRNEVTREEGKGVISFEDNEKRFLLKMLREENWNKLQVAKKLKISRSTLYAKLKKYNLVSKPSSVAEV; encoded by the coding sequence TTGGAGATTGAAGACATCCAGAAACAATCTATAAAAATGCAGCAAGTCTATAACATGATCTTAAATCTTGCTCCAACGGATGTTACTGTTCTGATCCAGGGAGAAGATGGGACAGAAAAGGAATGGGTGGCTGAGGCTATCCATGCCCATAGTTCCCGGAGAGACAAGGCATTCGTGGTTATTAATTGTGCCGCTTATCCGCGTTCCTTATTGGATGACGAACTATTTGGCTATGAAAAACGTATAAGTAAGGGCGCTTCACATCACAAAAAAGGGCGATTGGAAAGGGCCGATGGCGGCACCGCCTTCTTAAATGATATTGACGAGGTACTCCCCTTATCTCAGGTCAAACTTCTAAAATTTCTGGAAACGATGGAATTTGAAAGGCCGGGGGGACGGGGGAAGGTACGGGTAAATGTACGTATGATAACGGCCGCGGATAAGGATCTAAAAGAGGAAGTGGAGAAGGGGACATTTAATGAAGAGCTGTACTACCGCCTCAGCATTATAAATATATATATCCCGCCCCTGAGACAGAGAAAAGAAGACATACCTTTCTGGGTTGAATATTTTATGGAGCGGTTATCCGGTGAGGGTAAAGGTGTCATCAAAAAGATTACCCCCAAGGCCATGCAGTTTTTGATGGATTATTCCTGGCCCGGCAATGTCAAGGAGTTGGAGAACACCATCCAGTATGCTTATCTCACGACGCGAGACGAGCTTATTGACCAGGATGATCTCATCCCCAGACTGCGGAATGAAGTGACCAGAGAAGAGGGGAAGGGGGTAATCTCATTCGAGGATAACGAGAAAAGATTTCTGCTGAAGATGTTGAGGGAAGAAAACTGGAACAAGCTCCAGGTGGCCAAAAAACTCAAGATCAGCCGAAGTACCCTATATGCCAAGCTAAAGAAATACAATCTGGTAAGCAAACCCTCGTCAGTAGCAGAGGTGTGA
- a CDS encoding Na(+)/H(+) antiporter subunit D translates to MIDIVPPAFIYIVGAFLIPLLGNRLRLLKQAFLLLIPAIAFWDLLNMPQGTYWIYQFLGYELILGRVDKLSMVFGYIFVIMSFLGMVYAIHIKEDGQHVAAFLYMGSTLGVVFTGDLFTLFVFWEIMAGASVFLVWYRREQAALDAGFRYVFVHLAGGAILLAGIVMHVVETGSTAFSLLKSDTLASNFILFGFLLNAAVPPLHAWLADAYPEGTVTGSVFMTAFTTKSAVYVLARGFAGTELLIWLGAIMALYGVVYAVLENDIRRLLAYHIISQVGYMVCGVGLGSELAINGASAHAFCHILYKALLFMGTGAVIYVTGRRKMTELQGRNLYRMMPITVTLYMIGAFSISAVPLFNGFVSKTMVIAAAGMLNRPAIELMLHLASIGTFLHTGLKLPWGTWFGKPTGQEDKIEAKEPPLNMLVAMGLTAFLCILTGVYPQVLYNILPYPVDFHPYTADKVVAAMQMLLLTAAAFWLYIDKLGGEPTVSMDTDWFYRMFGRGVAWFCEKPLNALRSGVQAFLTSDVKGFALLAKNPYRAGRLIASYFRGDPKDKYQAVRNEPYNVNTYRIPIGVSAGVATIFLFLLTLIYFAVGG, encoded by the coding sequence ATGATTGATATAGTTCCTCCAGCCTTCATATATATCGTCGGGGCGTTCCTCATTCCCCTGTTAGGGAACAGGCTCAGGCTTTTGAAACAGGCCTTTTTGCTCCTGATCCCGGCCATTGCATTCTGGGATCTTCTCAACATGCCCCAGGGCACCTACTGGATTTATCAATTCCTGGGATATGAGCTTATCTTAGGCCGCGTTGACAAACTGAGCATGGTATTCGGCTACATCTTTGTCATCATGTCATTCCTGGGGATGGTCTATGCGATCCACATAAAAGAAGACGGGCAGCACGTGGCGGCATTTCTGTATATGGGGAGTACGCTTGGGGTGGTCTTTACCGGAGATCTTTTCACCCTGTTCGTTTTCTGGGAGATTATGGCCGGGGCCTCTGTTTTTCTGGTCTGGTACAGGCGGGAACAGGCGGCCCTCGACGCCGGATTCAGATACGTTTTTGTGCACCTGGCTGGCGGTGCGATTCTGTTGGCCGGTATTGTCATGCACGTGGTCGAGACGGGATCAACGGCCTTTTCACTGCTGAAGTCCGATACACTGGCTTCAAATTTCATCCTTTTCGGTTTCTTGCTCAATGCCGCGGTGCCTCCACTCCATGCCTGGCTGGCGGATGCCTATCCGGAGGGGACAGTGACCGGCAGCGTATTCATGACTGCCTTTACCACGAAAAGCGCCGTATACGTACTGGCGCGAGGATTTGCCGGAACCGAGCTTCTGATATGGCTTGGGGCGATCATGGCCCTCTATGGTGTGGTTTACGCGGTTCTCGAGAATGATATCCGAAGGCTTCTTGCCTACCACATTATCAGTCAGGTCGGATATATGGTCTGTGGCGTCGGTTTGGGAAGTGAATTAGCCATAAATGGTGCAAGTGCCCATGCCTTCTGTCACATTCTTTACAAGGCATTACTTTTCATGGGTACCGGCGCGGTGATTTACGTGACGGGACGGCGTAAGATGACCGAATTACAGGGTAGAAACCTGTACCGGATGATGCCCATTACCGTCACACTCTATATGATTGGCGCCTTTTCCATCTCGGCCGTACCCTTATTCAATGGTTTTGTCAGCAAGACCATGGTCATAGCCGCTGCCGGCATGCTGAACCGACCGGCTATCGAACTTATGCTTCACCTTGCCTCTATAGGGACATTCCTCCATACGGGTCTGAAGCTTCCCTGGGGTACCTGGTTTGGCAAGCCTACCGGGCAGGAGGACAAAATAGAGGCTAAAGAACCGCCACTGAACATGCTGGTAGCGATGGGGCTGACGGCATTTTTATGCATACTCACTGGCGTCTATCCCCAGGTACTGTATAATATCCTTCCTTATCCGGTTGATTTCCATCCTTATACTGCGGATAAGGTCGTAGCCGCGATGCAGATGCTGTTACTGACAGCCGCTGCTTTCTGGCTCTACATAGACAAGCTGGGGGGAGAACCAACGGTCAGCATGGATACGGATTGGTTTTATAGAATGTTTGGCCGTGGCGTTGCGTGGTTCTGTGAAAAGCCGCTGAACGCATTACGCTCAGGAGTGCAAGCTTTTCTTACCAGTGATGTGAAGGGTTTCGCACTTCTTGCCAAAAACCCGTATCGAGCGGGCCGACTTATTGCTTCCTACTTCCGTGGCGACCCCAAGGATAAATATCAGGCGGTCCGAAACGAGCCATATAATGTGAATACTTACAGGATACCTATCGGCGTATCGGCCGGTGTGGCCACCATATTCCTGTTTCTCCTTACCCTGATCTATTTCGCCGTCGGGGGATGA
- a CDS encoding DUF4040 domain-containing protein encodes MIVPLDIILLVFVVITGIAALQIKDLLGATIILGSFSFFMCLIYTEMGAVDVAFTEACVGAGVGTVLFIAAVHKTKRRAKD; translated from the coding sequence ATGATAGTCCCACTGGATATTATACTGCTTGTCTTTGTGGTAATAACCGGTATTGCGGCCCTACAGATAAAAGATCTTTTGGGCGCTACGATTATCCTCGGGTCCTTCAGCTTCTTCATGTGCCTTATTTACACGGAGATGGGGGCGGTGGATGTGGCCTTTACCGAGGCCTGCGTGGGGGCTGGTGTGGGCACCGTCCTGTTTATCGCCGCAGTCCATAAGACGAAAAGGAGGGCGAAAGATTGA
- a CDS encoding cation:proton antiporter subunit C — protein sequence MLEYIISKYNYWVYIFLMMLGLYGMIGKRNLVKKLIGMNIFQVAIILFYISIGSKVGGDIPILTAEDLHGMADPGKYLNPIPHVLMLTAIVVGIATTGVALAIIIMIYNRYKTLAEDEILEIRKKTGA from the coding sequence ATGCTTGAGTACATCATCAGTAAATATAACTACTGGGTCTATATCTTTCTGATGATGCTTGGCCTCTACGGCATGATCGGGAAGAGGAATCTGGTAAAAAAACTTATAGGTATGAATATCTTTCAGGTGGCGATAATCCTCTTTTATATTTCTATCGGGTCCAAGGTGGGGGGCGACATCCCTATACTGACCGCGGAGGACCTCCACGGTATGGCCGATCCCGGTAAGTACCTGAACCCAATACCCCACGTCCTGATGCTTACCGCCATCGTGGTGGGTATCGCCACAACCGGAGTGGCCCTGGCCATAATAATCATGATTTATAACCGGTATAAGACCCTGGCTGAGGATGAGATATTAGAGATTCGTAAGAAAACTGGAGCCTGA
- a CDS encoding universal stress protein, with translation MALERLLYATNLGEPKSSLLESLLETTKVGLREVVFLHAGGKIMAERYSQEWQPRLSGSGAKVWAHGEEGNLVASILRAAAGNSFSLVAAEFSSDGTRAVSRRDSRRLVKGLTVPVLIARRAREMAQPPAAGVFDHLVFATDWSPASERAASFIQGLNGLAKEMDIVNVIQKKLTVGEMRGLKKKLQDTRRIFSSQGIDAEFHIYAGRTAEEIMLAARDYHATLIVMGNSRKAAVRKIFPGRTVYKVAEETTVPALFIP, from the coding sequence GTGGCATTAGAGAGATTGCTTTATGCGACAAACCTTGGCGAACCCAAGAGTAGTTTATTGGAGTCGCTGCTGGAGACCACAAAGGTGGGGCTGCGAGAGGTGGTGTTCCTCCATGCCGGAGGAAAAATTATGGCCGAACGCTATTCCCAGGAGTGGCAACCGCGGTTGTCCGGCTCGGGGGCTAAGGTTTGGGCCCATGGGGAAGAAGGGAATCTTGTTGCTTCCATCTTAAGAGCGGCCGCTGGTAATAGTTTTTCGCTTGTGGCGGCAGAGTTTAGCAGTGATGGCACAAGAGCGGTTTCCAGGCGTGACAGCAGGCGTCTCGTTAAAGGTCTGACCGTACCCGTTTTGATAGCCAGGCGAGCGAGGGAAATGGCGCAGCCTCCGGCTGCGGGGGTCTTTGATCACCTGGTTTTTGCCACTGACTGGTCGCCGGCCTCAGAGCGGGCGGCCTCTTTTATCCAGGGACTTAACGGCCTGGCGAAGGAAATGGATATCGTGAATGTTATTCAAAAGAAGCTGACCGTGGGTGAGATGCGGGGGCTTAAGAAAAAGCTCCAGGACACACGCCGGATATTTTCTTCTCAGGGGATAGACGCGGAATTTCATATCTACGCCGGCCGGACGGCTGAGGAGATTATGCTGGCGGCACGGGATTATCATGCCACGCTGATCGTCATGGGAAACAGCCGGAAGGCCGCTGTACGGAAGATCTTCCCGGGCCGGACGGTATATAAGGTAGCAGAGGAAACGACGGTACCGGCATTATTTATTCCTTAG
- a CDS encoding response regulator, with the protein MGKKVLVVDDDADVRTFVTTVVETNGYTPIVATNGEEAMAKVRGDKPDLIVLDVLMPRESGIRMYRELKTDDALKTIPVVILSGIAKRTFLRSQAALTEFGGQAVPEPVAYLEKPAEPEELAGTIKKILG; encoded by the coding sequence ATGGGGAAAAAGGTGCTTGTTGTAGATGATGACGCTGATGTGAGGACATTTGTTACCACTGTTGTTGAGACAAACGGCTATACGCCTATTGTGGCGACAAATGGTGAAGAGGCGATGGCCAAGGTAAGGGGAGATAAACCGGATTTGATAGTTTTGGATGTCCTAATGCCGCGGGAGAGCGGGATCAGGATGTACCGTGAATTGAAAACAGACGATGCGTTAAAGACCATTCCGGTAGTCATCTTATCCGGGATTGCCAAACGGACCTTCCTCCGCTCTCAGGCCGCGCTGACAGAGTTCGGTGGACAGGCCGTGCCTGAGCCGGTGGCCTATCTGGAAAAGCCGGCAGAGCCGGAAGAACTGGCGGGGACAATAAAAAAGATATTAGGCTAG
- a CDS encoding monovalent cation/H+ antiporter subunit D family protein: MSYGYEQCIVLIVTVPLITSFLVVLLGWFKRWLCYPLVLAALGVSFLCSLGILDLVMERGTIHYWQGGWEPPWGIEYVVDHLNAFMLVMLTFIGLMVAIYSKKSIEREIPEKLVPYYSIFLLMVTGLIGITVTGDLFNAFVFLEIASLTAYALIAVGEDGAPMAAFNYVIMGTIGACFYYLGIGYVYIATGSLNMADLSQLLPALYHNKAVLVGFALFTVGIAVKMGLFPLHVWLPDAYTYAPSATSAVIAPLFTKVMAYLMVRIFFTLFKPHFSIDLIPITQILTWVAAGGIIAGSILAIAQTDLKRMLAYSSIANIGYIVLGIGLANRMGLTGGLLHILNHAFMKGTLFLVAGGIMYKMGMRDITQFRGLHKKMPFTMAAFTIAALSMIGIPPTGGFFSKFYLVLGAIDARQWAFIVVLLASSLLNAVYFFRVIENIYLEPPVTAYATDGGTHEEIKRDELPLSMLVPILIMAAGVVLLGIFNERIIAFIIRFAVPASF; the protein is encoded by the coding sequence ATGAGCTACGGATACGAACAATGCATCGTATTAATTGTAACCGTCCCGCTAATCACCTCTTTTCTTGTGGTGCTACTAGGGTGGTTTAAGAGGTGGCTATGTTACCCGTTAGTCCTGGCTGCCTTAGGGGTATCTTTTCTATGCTCCCTGGGCATTTTGGACCTGGTTATGGAGAGAGGGACGATTCACTACTGGCAAGGGGGCTGGGAGCCGCCCTGGGGCATCGAGTACGTGGTAGATCACCTCAACGCCTTTATGCTGGTGATGCTGACGTTCATTGGCCTTATGGTAGCCATCTACTCAAAAAAGAGTATCGAGCGGGAAATTCCTGAAAAGTTAGTCCCATACTACAGTATCTTCCTGCTCATGGTGACCGGCCTCATTGGCATCACGGTCACCGGAGACCTCTTTAACGCCTTTGTCTTTCTGGAGATTGCATCCCTCACTGCCTATGCCCTCATAGCCGTGGGTGAAGACGGGGCGCCTATGGCGGCATTCAACTATGTAATCATGGGCACCATAGGGGCCTGTTTTTACTATCTGGGGATCGGCTACGTGTACATTGCGACCGGTTCGCTGAACATGGCCGATTTGTCCCAGCTATTACCCGCCCTATATCATAACAAGGCGGTGCTGGTCGGCTTTGCCTTGTTTACGGTGGGAATCGCTGTCAAAATGGGTCTCTTCCCGTTGCATGTGTGGCTTCCGGATGCATATACCTATGCGCCTTCTGCCACCAGCGCGGTTATCGCCCCCCTGTTCACCAAGGTTATGGCCTATCTCATGGTCCGGATTTTCTTTACGTTGTTTAAACCGCACTTTTCCATAGACCTGATCCCAATAACTCAGATCCTGACCTGGGTGGCGGCTGGCGGCATTATCGCCGGTTCGATCCTGGCCATCGCCCAGACCGATTTGAAAAGGATGCTGGCCTATTCTTCCATAGCGAACATCGGGTATATCGTGCTGGGTATCGGGCTGGCCAACCGGATGGGGCTTACCGGCGGCTTACTGCACATTTTGAACCATGCCTTTATGAAAGGGACCCTGTTCCTGGTGGCCGGCGGAATAATGTACAAGATGGGTATGCGGGATATTACGCAGTTTCGGGGACTGCATAAAAAGATGCCCTTTACCATGGCTGCCTTTACCATCGCCGCCCTCTCCATGATAGGCATACCGCCTACTGGTGGGTTCTTTAGCAAGTTTTATCTCGTCTTAGGCGCGATCGATGCAAGACAGTGGGCCTTTATAGTGGTTCTGTTGGCTAGCAGTCTGTTAAACGCCGTTTACTTCTTTCGGGTTATAGAGAATATCTACCTGGAACCACCGGTGACTGCCTATGCCACCGACGGCGGGACACACGAGGAGATAAAGCGGGATGAGCTTCCTTTAAGTATGCTTGTCCCCATCCTTATTATGGCGGCTGGAGTAGTCTTGTTAGGTATCTTTAATGAACGCATTATCGCCTTTATCATTCGCTTTGCGGTTCCGGCAAGCTTTTAA
- a CDS encoding monovalent cation/H+ antiporter subunit D family protein has protein sequence MEIVYSIKPLLAVLVSLIAAPLILLTGEKHKNVREFWTILAALIKFSVVVSMIPLITDGKIIEYTILPIIPGVPLQLRVEPFGMIFALLSSTLWIATSFYSIGYMRGLNEHAQTRYFFGFAMCMSAAIGIAFSANLLTLFVFYEILTISTWPLVVHKETQEAVMGGRKYLFYTLTAGTLILFSTAMLYNLTGTLDFRAGGFLAGHGSPAIQTLLLITLILGFGVKGGIMPMHEWLPTAMVAPTPVSALLHAVAVVKAGVFGCLRVILFIFGPKLLGDLGLWLPLAYFVSFTILAAGLLALGQDHLKRRLAFSTINCLSIMVLGAALLSKSSITGGILHMAFHGFMKITLFFCAGAIYVKTHKEYVSQLDGLGRQMPLTFAAFTIGAMGLAGVPPVNGFISKWYLCLGAMESKEIVFLFILLTSALLDVAFFFPIIYKAFFKKPLDDVKPHFDEAPMFMVVPLVVTAVMAVILGVYPDAFFRFFNITALAVNNILGVS, from the coding sequence ATGGAAATCGTATATTCAATAAAGCCGCTACTTGCTGTTCTGGTATCACTTATTGCTGCCCCGCTGATCCTTCTTACGGGAGAAAAGCACAAGAATGTCCGGGAATTTTGGACGATTCTGGCGGCACTCATCAAATTCTCCGTGGTGGTCTCCATGATTCCACTGATTACCGATGGAAAGATCATAGAGTACACAATTCTACCCATAATTCCCGGTGTCCCCTTGCAGCTAAGAGTGGAGCCCTTCGGGATGATTTTTGCCCTTCTGTCTTCTACCCTGTGGATTGCTACTTCCTTCTATTCCATAGGCTACATGCGGGGGCTGAATGAGCACGCCCAGACGCGTTACTTCTTTGGCTTTGCCATGTGCATGTCTGCCGCTATTGGTATTGCGTTTTCCGCCAATCTGTTGACTCTGTTTGTCTTCTACGAGATTCTTACGATCTCCACCTGGCCACTGGTGGTTCATAAAGAGACCCAGGAGGCCGTCATGGGCGGTCGAAAGTACCTCTTCTATACCCTGACCGCCGGCACTCTGATACTGTTTTCAACAGCGATGCTCTACAACCTGACCGGGACCCTGGATTTTCGGGCGGGCGGCTTTCTGGCCGGACATGGGTCACCTGCCATACAGACTTTACTCCTGATAACCCTTATTCTCGGGTTCGGGGTGAAGGGCGGGATCATGCCTATGCATGAATGGCTGCCCACAGCCATGGTCGCCCCCACACCGGTCAGCGCCCTCCTCCATGCCGTGGCCGTGGTGAAAGCCGGTGTCTTTGGATGTCTCCGGGTTATCCTTTTTATCTTTGGCCCCAAGCTCCTCGGTGATCTGGGATTGTGGTTGCCCCTGGCCTATTTTGTTTCCTTCACCATACTTGCTGCCGGATTGTTGGCTTTAGGGCAGGATCATCTCAAGCGGCGACTGGCATTTTCGACGATAAACTGCCTCTCTATTATGGTGTTGGGAGCCGCTTTATTATCGAAGAGCAGTATTACCGGTGGGATACTGCATATGGCTTTCCATGGTTTTATGAAAATCACCCTCTTTTTCTGTGCCGGGGCCATATATGTCAAAACCCATAAGGAATACGTTAGTCAACTGGATGGCCTGGGCAGGCAGATGCCGCTTACCTTCGCTGCCTTTACTATAGGCGCTATGGGCCTCGCAGGGGTTCCGCCGGTAAATGGCTTCATAAGTAAATGGTACCTTTGTCTAGGGGCCATGGAGTCCAAAGAAATAGTCTTTCTCTTTATACTGCTGACCAGTGCCTTGCTGGACGTGGCCTTCTTTTTCCCCATTATTTATAAGGCCTTCTTCAAGAAGCCCTTAGATGATGTCAAACCGCATTTTGACGAGGCTCCGATGTTTATGGTCGTCCCGCTTGTGGTTACCGCCGTCATGGCGGTGATCCTGGGGGTTTATCCGGATGCCTTTTTCAGATTCTTTAACATAACTGCCTTGGCTGTGAATAACATTCTGGGGGTAAGTTAA
- a CDS encoding Na(+)/H(+) antiporter subunit B, which yields MIITYEDIIIRTLTRVLAPFLQLYALYVIAHGHYSPGGGFQGGVILAASFILMVISFGLDMARRRLSEKVDIIFLCLGLLIYSGTGALCLALGGNFLDYRELTKILPVTIARARALGILFVETGVGFGVMAVMTSLVYDISTGGLPPERR from the coding sequence ATGATAATAACCTACGAGGATATAATTATAAGGACCCTTACCCGGGTGCTGGCGCCGTTTTTACAGCTCTATGCCCTCTATGTTATTGCCCATGGGCACTACAGTCCGGGCGGCGGATTCCAGGGAGGCGTTATACTCGCGGCCAGTTTTATCCTGATGGTCATTTCTTTCGGGCTGGATATGGCCAGGAGGCGGTTGTCTGAAAAGGTCGATATCATATTCCTCTGTCTCGGACTTTTAATTTATTCAGGGACCGGGGCCTTATGCCTGGCCCTGGGCGGAAATTTTCTGGATTATAGAGAGCTGACAAAAATCCTGCCCGTAACCATAGCGAGAGCCAGGGCCCTCGGTATTCTGTTTGTGGAGACAGGCGTCGGCTTTGGCGTCATGGCCGTTATGACCTCTTTGGTCTATGATATTTCCACCGGCGGGTTGCCGCCTGAACGCAGGTAA
- the mnhG gene encoding monovalent cation/H(+) antiporter subunit G — MDTMTIGSILTAIFLLLGLLFFTGGTIGLLRLPDFYCRMHATGKSDTLAVLLCLVGLAIYNAFAGNFALPYILVSIKIIFIAIFWFLAGPVSTHALYRAAFRCGVKPWTLDNQFKEVDKE; from the coding sequence ATGGATACCATGACCATAGGATCGATACTGACCGCGATTTTTCTTTTGTTGGGTTTGCTTTTCTTCACCGGGGGCACCATCGGGCTCTTACGCCTGCCTGACTTCTATTGCCGTATGCATGCCACGGGCAAGAGTGATACCCTGGCAGTTCTCTTATGCCTCGTCGGTCTAGCCATCTACAATGCTTTTGCGGGCAACTTTGCGCTACCCTATATCCTGGTGAGCATAAAGATTATCTTTATCGCTATCTTCTGGTTTCTGGCCGGCCCCGTATCCACCCATGCCCTATATAGAGCCGCCTTTAGATGTGGTGTCAAGCCCTGGACCTTGGATAATCAGTTTAAGGAGGTAGATAAAGAATGA
- a CDS encoding universal stress protein produces the protein MQIKKLLFVTDFEELWFDALQSLMDLRKVGLNHVVFLHVIEREKVAMRRGTGYLKSEELKLKEMANVRFINWAESLFEMGMECGAYVVVGDPVPKILSTAEVEKVDLVVTGRHKKAKMKGLYIDSQTLELLRRTTVPVLVHKYMTKDGKINKAPFEKPLLATDWSAPCARAIEYLLGLKNIIKKAEIIHILTEKDMEGRSKTELQKIEKESKKRLEEVRLTLEGAKIEADTHLYVGKVVDQIETAARELDATMIVTGTTGKGAWRARWLGSVSHEAAERLDLPTLLVP, from the coding sequence ATGCAAATTAAGAAGCTACTCTTCGTAACCGACTTCGAGGAATTGTGGTTTGATGCCCTTCAGTCGCTGATGGATCTTCGCAAGGTGGGTCTTAATCACGTAGTATTTTTACATGTAATAGAGAGAGAAAAGGTGGCCATGCGCCGGGGAACCGGCTATCTTAAGAGTGAAGAACTAAAACTCAAAGAAATGGCCAATGTCCGGTTTATCAATTGGGCGGAAAGCCTGTTTGAAATGGGCATGGAATGCGGCGCCTACGTCGTAGTGGGTGATCCGGTCCCAAAGATCTTGTCCACGGCAGAGGTCGAAAAAGTAGATCTTGTTGTCACCGGTCGCCACAAAAAGGCCAAAATGAAGGGGCTCTATATAGACTCCCAGACCCTGGAACTTCTCCGGAGGACCACTGTCCCTGTCCTGGTCCATAAATACATGACCAAAGACGGCAAGATCAATAAGGCCCCCTTCGAGAAGCCCCTCTTGGCCACAGATTGGTCTGCCCCCTGTGCCAGGGCGATAGAATACCTCCTGGGGCTAAAAAACATAATAAAGAAAGCAGAGATTATACATATCCTGACCGAAAAAGATATGGAAGGGCGCTCTAAGACAGAGCTGCAAAAGATAGAGAAGGAAAGCAAAAAGCGGCTGGAAGAGGTTCGCCTGACCCTTGAAGGGGCCAAGATTGAGGCCGATACCCACCTTTACGTAGGAAAAGTCGTGGACCAAATAGAAACTGCGGCCCGCGAGCTCGACGCCACTATGATTGTCACCGGGACAACCGGAAAAGGCGCCTGGAGAGCAAGGTGGTTAGGCAGTGTCTCACACGAAGCAGCAGAAAGATTGGATTTACCCACCCTCCTCGTTCCATAA